Genomic segment of Anguilla rostrata isolate EN2019 chromosome 13, ASM1855537v3, whole genome shotgun sequence:
GTCAGTATTTAGCCTAGAATATTACTGTTTACATGAATCTCCAACAAGTTTCCcaataaaaaatctgaatggtttttaaaatattatttatttaacatagcAGCTAAAACGTGTAAAAGAATGGAAAGAAGACCAGGATGTAAAAACAATGAAGTGACCATATCTGAACTCTACTCTGTTACCTGTCCTCCCATGGTGTGCCCATCCATCTCTGTCTTCATGCCTCCTCTTCTTGCCAATCTTCACAGTGTCCACCTCATCTTTATTCCTCTCTGCAGCCAGGAGCTCCTCATAGTGATGCctgggggaataaaaaaaaatatatatatatatacaaaattaaCACGTAATGAAATAAGCCATATAATGACAAGACGAAGTAAAAGAACTACAAGAACAATGTTTCAGCATTGCACTTACCGGATTACTTTGGCAGTCTCCACCCACTCAGCCTGCTGGCCCTCCCATGGGCCCACTGTCACCCAATCAGAGCTCTCGGTAGCAAGTTTTGCCATTTCAATCCGATGTGAGGCTTCAATCAAGCCCTTTTTCTTATAGCCATCACCAACAGGGGATATAATTCCCTTAATAACTCGGTAGTTTCCTTGCATTGagcaaaaagcaaacacaaaataGTTAGTAATGATAATTCCcatataacattttaatatgtgACTAGCAAGGCTGTCAACCAGAATTTCAGAACCCCCATacctgtgtgtccctgtagcCAAGGATTATTATATTTCCTACCAACTACATGTACTGATTCATGCATGATTCCTCTAATAAtatgaatgaacacatttttatgtaagAAAAGCCACCCTTACTGTAAACAATGCAATTTCAATGACCCATGAGAACCAATGTTTTTTGAtgatacattatttaataaactgCAGAATTTAAAACAGTGGAAGCTACCAGCAGCCAGGTAAATGGTATGTTACAGATTAAGAGCATTGAAAAACATACCTGTGTCCTGCAGGTGGTCCCGAGCCAGTTCAAACATTCGCAGGTGCATGTTGGTGACAGGGTTAAATGAACCACATGCCAGCAGCACCActttggtttggtttgattTTTCCATGGATTCTCATTAGAGAGCTGTTGacaaaatggtaaaaataaGACACGGGTGATTAAAGAACAGAATTGTCATTTCAACCAGCCTTAACCAATCAACGTTGGGAGCCGGTCCGCAGCTCCGCCTCTGAAAGACAAATTTGTCAGTTTTCACTGCAAGACTGCAGACCCGGCTCTGTGTTCTGGGGCAACAACTGTCCGGCTAAAtcaataaaaactaaaacataatTCTTTCCCCTTTGGTGATGACCCTGCGCAAGCCACTGAACACCTGTTCCTCGGTGTAAAGAACTGTCGTCGGCTAAACATACATCCACTCTAACGTCACTGTACAAGCGAAGGTGATGAAGGTAAGGTGGCTGGTAAGAAATGGTAGACGAAGTTATTTACGTTAGAGAACATTGCTGCATCCTCTGCGTATTTATTCATTACATAGGTCTTTAAATATGGGACCGAAATTACCTACTTAGTCAACTCGTAGCGTGTTGGCAATGAAAATACGGCAGTCAAGGCAACGGACctaatgattaattaaaaataatagtcTACTTCCCGGTTGTGCATAGACGCTCCGAACATATCGTTTCAATTGTGAACGAAAAGGTATGGCAACTGCACGAATAGGTGTAAAATAGTATTTTCGCGGCATCcttaaactgaaattatatcCAAGAAATTTGTTTCTGACAAACATGAACTGTTAACATTGGCTTTGACCCTGATGATCCGCGTTCACATTCTAAAGGtaacaaaatgtatgttttgcatTCGTTCAGGGACAGACGCATCAATTTAATCAAACCACATAATGCTGCATTACTGCTTGGTCCATATGGCGTATCATTTAAGCCGGTGGTTGCCAAAACATCAGAGGCTGAAATTGTAAGTTCTAAAAGAAATTGTGattttgtgtgggggggggggggttaatatgATAAACAATTTAAGCATTTACACGTTTTACTTTggtgatataataataatgcacaatGCGTATAGATAGCATTGAGTTTGGCCTTTTATTTAACATTGTAAACAATAACCAACATCTGTGTAATTATTTCTCTTACAGTCAAATCATAACTGCGATTTTTGTGATGCTTGTCCTTGCCCCTCAGTTGTATGTTCTAACAAGGCaagtaaaacaaaactaaactacaacaaaaaatagaacatacatttaaaaaaaaattgtatttcaaaTGACTCATATATACCTAAGTCTTTCTGGAAATCTAtgtaacagaaaaaatattagataataataaatgtgttttgtcaaCCCTTTAATGCAGGGTTTTCTTCCATTACAAGCAGGCCTAAATCTTCCCGATACTGCCAACAGCCTCTTCTGAACAACCTTGCATGCTTCATCATGCTATCTCTTGTGGCTACAGGTAGGTTCAAACATCTGTGACCAAATACACATAGCAACAGCGTTGTGTTTCTCAAAAAGCGCCATATtgattaaaattcaattttcacTGGGGCAAATATCCTCATCTCCAGAGTGCAGGGATAAGCAGATAAAACTGCAGCCAGCTCAGTCCAGAAATACCTGTGAGTTAGCATTCTATCGTTTCATAAAGTGTGTGATATAACTTGTCGGCCATAGACGCAGAGTAACAATGCCACTTTAAGCTCACATTTAGGGTTGTTGTACgctgacagcaaaaaaaaaaaaaggtaaaccCTAATGTACATGTTTTAGCTGAGGCTTAGTATAACTAAGCAGCTCAACCTCTCTTCAGTATGGACTaatgcagggctgcccaaccctacCCCTGGATAtataccgtcctgtaggttttcattccaaccctaatttggtacacctgATTTGACTAagtagcagctcagtgagatctctagctgttgaatgaggtctgCATTGTttgggctggagtgaaaacctacaggaaggtagatctctAAGAGCAGTGTCGTGCAGCCCTGGACTAATGGGACTGTGCTGGTCCAGGCTTTGCAGTGGTGTTTACACTACTGGACCCAGTCCCTCAAGCCTTCAAAGCAGCCTTCCACGTGTTTGGAGTGGTGTCGTTTGCCGAGGGCCTCTGCACCACTGTTTTAACCGCCACAGCAACTACCTGCGTAAGTACAACAGGTTTTCAGAGgcgagagaaaaaagaaaaaaagaaaaaacgagaAAAGCACCCAAATCTAATTTCATTAAGTGAAATCACATTCCACTGCTTTACTCACCAAGGTTGTTGAGGAATGACTGGCAATGTATGTTacagcaaaatggctgctagTCACACAGGGGTATGAACTGAATAAAttcaacacacagaaaaataaataataatgaaagtgaTTTGCATTCCTAGGCAAAAACTACTCCTGAGCTGTACTACATGTCCTACCTGCTAACCTGGGCGTGTGTCCTGACTACAGGTAAAAAGGCAACAGTGGTTTCAAAAATCTATAATACACTATAATAGTGAAACTTATTCATTCAGTTTTACCTGAAAGTGAAAATctgaaatacaattttaaaacagtatttGATGATAATGGCAGGGGACCAATACTAACGAATACTTCTCCTTTCAGCATTCTTCCTGGTgatgggagggttctgggtatCTAACACACTGCATCCTGGCTGGGCCCTGGACAGGTACTCCCAGAGTGGGGTGTGTTATGAACCAGTCCACAGCTGGTCCTGCCTATGGCATGTCTGACTACACAGCAGAACCACGGCGACATCTATAATGCATTCCGGTTCCATAGCAATGCCTCAACAACTGAAAGCTGGAGAGTTCTGCATGGTTACATGCAATATCCAATTACTGAAAGGCTCTGAAGACAATGTGGAAGCTGTACAGAAGCCCAAACCAAACATCAAAATTGGAAGTGGAAGTAGAAGTCCCAGAGGGCCACAGTATTGCACATTTTTGCTTATACCAACTACCCTAATTTAGTTGGCTAATAAATTCTATATGCCAATGCCAGTTCAGTCATAGATTagaccacagtaaaacattccATAGAAGGGAAGCAAAACGGTTATCAGTTGTCATTCATGagctaaaaaataaacttaGCTAAAAATGTCAGATGTCAGCCTATAAAAGGCGAATTAAATACTGAAGAGCACAAattaaatccagaaacagacacagttCGCATTGCTCACTGCTGAATTAGGCTAAGAGGgttttaataactgaacgtaaaTCATGTTTGGAATCTTAAATAATAAGATTTGCGTTTAGTAGACAAATTATCATAAAACAACGTACGTGCCTCCAGGAAATGGCAAGGAATGACTTCGGTTTCAATCTGACAAGTTAGTTAGCTAATGCAACGAGTTATAAGCTAGCTATATTATCACATTTCCAATACAAAAACATATGCACTCTCTGTTCACTGCCGCAACCTGTAGTAACCTAGAGAGGTATTCAAAATACAATGTAATACTCCGAAATTTGACAGCTTTTCAAGCTACGTTAACTATTTGAGTCGGATGAACCACCTCATTAAGAAATTCaatgagctagctagctagccagctaattcTTTTGATTGCCCATGTTCCCAACTCACTGTCTAGCAAGACACCCACCTATCACAACAGATTGCAATCAATTCAGCGTAAACCTTGCAAGCCACATTTACGCAAGCTTTGTACGAACTAGCAGCATTATTGAGAATTTACTTACATTGCTAATACATGTGTGATTTGCAAGAATCGGTTTTACGATAACTCATGCCAAAGTTTTCCTCTGACACGCTAACAATAAGAGGACCACAATAAGGAAGTGTTTGCTGCAATTAGCAAGGCGGGaatattccaaaataaaagacaGGATTTATACTTTTTCGTAATTGTCTCGTTGCAGTAAACTACAATGAACGGTATTATACTTCtgatataatattattttgtgttgAACACGATTTCAGGCCTTCGTAAAAACATCTAATCACTTTAGTCAACCATTTTTGTAATCAGAGTTAGTCTCTGAAACTTGACAAGAATATACTTTTAGTTTGGTATAAGCTTTCAGATAAATACCGGAAGTCTAAAACGGGAAGTCTTCATGTGTACTCTCTGTGGTACGTCGAGAGGGTGTTACCTGGAGGCGTAACACTTGATTTTTggtttcttatttatttatttatttatttttggttctgAGGTTACTCACACGTTGGTCTGTCACAGTCGAAACGGGTTTTGGGAATTTTAATGCGAAATGCGTGAAGTTGCTGCTTTATTACTCTAGATTGAACTGACAGTGGTGCGTTTAGCACGTGACACAAGCAATAAACCGAAGACTGGCAAATCAAAGTATATAAACTATATACTATAAGGCATAACTATGTTATTTTGTCGATGCGGTGTGACGTGTGTTATGTGCACTGGCTCGTGGAATAGCACTGACTGATATCCACGGCAACGTGCAATACAGGACAAAAAAGATGGGCACGTACTATCAAACAACATACAGCATTCAAATAAAGAGTTTTGATATGATACATCTTCAGCCAGTATTCACCTCAACGTTTTCTGAGCCATAATAGCTGAACGTGCTCACCGAATGTAGTATTCTTTAGTATCCAGTAAGTATTTTAGTgtcaaatgtattaatttctATTGTAGTGCTCTTTGCAATTAAAAAGTTTAATGTTttatacagagagagggaaacgcTGCATACGTTCACTATTGGAACACTATCTTAGTTCTTGCAGAGAAAAGCTGGGATTTGGTAAGGTCTTCATTGCTCAACCTAAGCATTTCACAAACTGTACTAAGCCTTCTCAGGGGGATGGaatgacactttttaaaaagccattttagaAGTGAGGAGTATAATCTGTATTTAAGTTTTAAGAACAGATTCTACATTGTGTCAGACATGATTGCCTTAGTTCTATACATTCGACAGTAAATGTGCTGGTTTTTATGTCCTGACAGCTTTAGGTCTCAAGTACTCTTCCAAGTATTGCTCCAACATTCTTGAGAAATACTGTCTTTCAAAAAAGACACAAGTTGTGAAACCTTTCTTGAGTAAATGGAAATATCACCCACCCAAAGCGtcatctttttaaaacttttcatATACTTAAGGACATGTACATCTGTTGcgctgtaattatttttgttacattttcatgCCTTCATACAGTTCTCCAGTGTCAGACGCTTTGTTTGTTATGAATAAAATGACACAAGTTTGTTGTATGGTAACATCAGGtataacacaaacataaaactatatttatttatatagcacttttcaaataTCTCTGCAACACCTTACGAGTGCTTAATAGAACTATAACAACAGAATGCAAGTGATTAAGGCCTACACATATAAAACATGATGTACTACATTATGACGGTTTGCATGGTGGTCCGGATAAGAATTTAATGTAACTTTCCTTCCTGGTAACAAAACAGATTCATTTTATCAACTCAGGTTTTGTGCAGTTATTTTAGCTTATGTGATAGAAGGTTTATACACACGTGAGGACTGCTAACCAATATTTAATGTACAAATGTGTATAATTTGCTGAGAAAACCCCAGAGTAATTACTAATGGATcttttgtgaaaaatgacatGGTTGGGACAAAGCAAAAGCATTAGGTTGGAGTTCTTCAAGTGGGCACCAGGGGGCACCCAAGCACACAGGACT
This window contains:
- the nmnat1 gene encoding nicotinamide/nicotinic acid mononucleotide adenylyltransferase 1 isoform X2; translated protein: MEKSNQTKVVLLACGSFNPVTNMHLRMFELARDHLQDTGNYRVIKGIISPVGDGYKKKGLIEASHRIEMAKLATESSDWVTVGPWEGQQAEWVETAKVIRHHYEELLAAERNKDEVDTVKIGKKRRHEDRDGWAHHGRTGVPQLKLLCGADVLESFSVPNLWKAEDIAEIVGRFGLVCITRAGSDAWKFVHQSDTLWRHRKNIHLVKEWVTNEISATHVRRALRRGQSVRYLLPDPVVQYIREQGLYTAESEEKNADVVLAPLQKYSEGCN
- the nmnat1 gene encoding nicotinamide/nicotinic acid mononucleotide adenylyltransferase 1 isoform X1; protein product: MEKSNQTKVVLLACGSFNPVTNMHLRMFELARDHLQDTGNYRVIKGIISPVGDGYKKKGLIEASHRIEMAKLATESSDWVTVGPWEGQQAEWVETAKVIRHHYEELLAAERNKDEVDTVKIGKKRRHEDRDGWAHHGRTASAVGVPQLKLLCGADVLESFSVPNLWKAEDIAEIVGRFGLVCITRAGSDAWKFVHQSDTLWRHRKNIHLVKEWVTNEISATHVRRALRRGQSVRYLLPDPVVQYIREQGLYTAESEEKNADVVLAPLQKYSEGCN
- the LOC135238442 gene encoding uncharacterized protein LOC135238442, with translation MLHYCLVHMAYHLSRWLPKHQRLKFQIITAIFVMLVLAPQLYVLTRPKSSRYCQQPLLNNLACFIMLSLVATGFAVVFTLLDPVPQAFKAAFHVFGVVSFAEGLCTTVLTATATTCAKTTPELYYMSYLLTWACVLTTAFFLVMGGFWVSNTLHPGWALDRYSQSGVCYEPVHSWSCLWHV